Proteins from a genomic interval of Crassostrea angulata isolate pt1a10 chromosome 7, ASM2561291v2, whole genome shotgun sequence:
- the LOC128157205 gene encoding piggyBac transposable element-derived protein 4-like encodes MTRLAISLMTTYDDYTHCPFNPCLFHISYLKLVPPYAGGNKQCIRNHSIYGNDSWNWLSRDTNTCNEVKKMASSDEYDSDLDRVFDILNDSSGSEFSGFDSDDVASSSDEEDDRNPADWQPNNRENPQHLDDNNNGDVPTCALRPGPKLPDDFNKDTAGPFDYFSVFVPDDMYDRIARETNAYAELCQREKNERDSAWSETSGEEIRAYLGLNIVMGASPRHQYEDYWRDDDFLGCAGFKTVMTRDRYAKLTQYLHVNCAAARVPRDDPQYHPINKVKPLYDVTKANFKLYYQHSTEISIDEAMKGYKGRTQLRQYMPAKPEKFGIKFWARCDGRTSFMSDYVLYTGKRDRTPIQQRFGLGYSVVHHLTRDLVGLNHHLYHDRFFTGVQLANDLFEEDIYTCGTVNPNRKDLPPPLRQKKSVLKRQLPNRGDSVSYIKDNLSVTAWNDNNIVMIVHNNSTSDPVRCERQVGRQRVMVPQPKAIADYNQFMNGVDLHDQLRKKYACGRPSKKYWKYILWFILDCCRVNAYLVYKEASSRTIRKKRYTHLDFVIELGRAMIGNFTSRKRVCVRESLAPMFVENNRVNHVFLRLDGKRRRCKGCHVSNIRKEVVTGCPTCNIHLCKNCYLARH; translated from the coding sequence ATGACGCGTCTGGCCATTTCCCTAATGACGACTTATGACGACTATACACATTGCCCTTTTAATCCTTGTTTATTTCACATATCTTATTTAAAATTGGTACCACCTTACGCAGGAGGGAATAAACAATGCATACGTAATCATTCCATATATGGTAATGATTCGTGGAACTGGCTATCACGTGATACAAACACCTgtaatgaagtaaaaaaaatggcGTCGTCCGACGAGTATGATTCCGATTTGGACCgtgtttttgacattttaaacgATTCCTCTGGCTCTGAGTTTTCTGGATTCGATAGTGACGATGTGGCATCAAGTTCTGATGAAGAAGACGACAGGAATCCGGCAGATTGGCAGCCGAATAACCGCGAAAATCCTCAACACCTTGACGATAACAACAATGGCGACGTTCCTACATGTGCTTTACGTCCCGGTCCAAAGTTGCCAGATGACTTCAACAAAGACACCGCTGGACCTTTTGATTATTTCAGTGTGTTTGTCCCTGATGACATGTACGATCGCATAGCGAGGGAAACAAATGCTTATGCAGAACTTTGCCAACGAGAGAAGAACGAAAGAGACTCTGCGTGGTCCGAGACTTCCGGCGAGGAAATTCGTGCATACCTGGGACTTAACATCGTTATGGGCGCCTCACCACGACATCAATACGAGGACTATTGGAGGGACGATGACTTCCTAGGATGTGCCGGGTTTAAAACTGTGATGACTAGGGACAGGTATGCTAAACTAACACAGTACCTTCATGTGAATTGTGCTGCCGCCCGCGTTCCAAGAGATGACCCCCAGTATCACCCCATCAACAAAGTGAAGCCGTTGTACGATGTGACGAAAGCCAACTTCAAACTGTACTATCAACATTCCACAGAAATCTCAATTGATGAGGCCATGAAAGGGTATAAAGGGCGGACACAACTAAGACAGTACATGCCAGCCAAACCGGAGAAATTCGGGATCAAATTCTGGGCACGTTGTGATGGGAGGACATCCTTTATGAGTGATTATGTGCTTTACACAGGTAAACGAGACAGAACACCAATTCAACAGAGATTTGGACTGGGATACAGTGTTGTTCATCACCTAACAAGAGACTTAGTGGGCCTCAATCATCACTTGTACCATGACAGGTTTTTCACCGGTGTTCAACTTGCAAATGATCTGTTTGAAGAAGACATCTACACCTGTGGAACAGTGAATCCAAACCGAAAGGACTTGCCACCACCCCTAAGACAGAAGAAGTCAGTCCTGAAGCGTCAATTGCCTAACCGAGGAGATTCGGTGTCTTACATCAAAGACAATCTCAGTGTGACCGCATGGAATGACAACAACATTGTGATGATCGTGCACAACAACAGCACCAGTGATCCTGTCCGATGTGAACGTCAGGTTGGTCGACAGCGTGTAATGGTTCCTCAGCCCAAGGCCATAGCAGACTACAACCAGTTCATGAACGGTGTAGACCTCCATGATCAACTGAGGAAAAAGTATGCCTGTGGTCGACCAAGCAAGAAGTACTGGAAATACATTCTCTGGTTTATCTTGGACTGCTGTCGTGTGAACGCGTACCTCGTGTACAAGGAGGCATCATCGAGGACCATCCGAAAGAAGCGTTACACCCACCTGGATTTCGTTATTGAACTTGGACGTGCCATGATTGGGAACTTTACCTCCAGGAAAAGAGTGTGTGTACGAGAATCCTTGGCTCCTATGTTCGTCGAGAACAACCGAGTTAACCATGTGTTTCTTCGCCTGGATGGAAAACGCCGCAGATGCAAAGGATGCCATGTGTCGAATATCCGCAAGGAAGTTGTGACGGGTTGTCCTACCTGTAACATTCACCTCTGTAAGAACTGCTACCTTGCAAGGCACTGA